The following proteins are co-located in the Bosea sp. AS-1 genome:
- a CDS encoding SDR family NAD(P)-dependent oxidoreductase, with translation MPNAAVIIGASGGIGGALAEQVAGSSRYSAVHAISRTPSADRGSIRFHIADIADEASVERVAGTIGTEEPVGLVIVASGLLHDTNIRPEKALKTIDPVAMARLFAVNTIGPAIVAKHYVPLLPRRGRSVFAVLSARLGSIEDNRLGGWYSYRASKAALNQVIRTLAVELKRTHPDAIALALHPGTVATTLSGPFRSDETRAGLFVPDDAASNLLKVLDLAAVEQSGALLAWDGSHIPY, from the coding sequence ATGCCAAATGCTGCGGTGATTATCGGTGCCTCCGGTGGGATTGGCGGAGCGCTTGCCGAACAGGTGGCCGGGTCGAGCCGATACTCTGCCGTTCACGCGATATCACGGACGCCGAGCGCGGATCGTGGGTCAATCCGGTTTCACATCGCGGATATCGCCGACGAGGCAAGTGTCGAACGCGTCGCTGGAACGATCGGCACGGAGGAGCCGGTCGGCCTCGTGATCGTTGCGAGCGGCCTTCTGCACGACACCAATATTCGTCCGGAAAAGGCTTTGAAGACGATAGACCCCGTCGCAATGGCCAGGCTCTTTGCGGTCAACACCATCGGCCCTGCCATTGTCGCCAAACATTACGTTCCGCTGCTGCCGCGACGGGGGCGATCGGTTTTCGCCGTCCTGTCCGCCCGCTTAGGGTCGATCGAGGATAACCGGCTCGGCGGCTGGTATTCATATCGCGCCTCGAAGGCCGCGCTCAATCAGGTGATCCGCACGCTTGCCGTCGAGCTCAAGCGAACGCATCCCGATGCTATAGCGCTAGCACTCCATCCCGGCACGGTGGCGACGACTCTCTCGGGGCCATTCCGGAGCGACGAAACGCGTGCCGGATTGTTCGTACCTGACGATGCGGCGTCGAACCTGCTCAAGGTTCTCGACCTCGCGGCTGTCGAGCAATCTGGTGCATTGTTGGCATGGGATGGATCGCACATCCCATATTGA